CCATAGACAAGTTGGAATGGAGTTCTCCCTATTGGtgtcttgaaagctgttctaTAAGCCCAAAGTGTTTCATTAAATTTGCTAGACCAATCTTTTCTTGTTGCTCCCACTATCCTTGATAGAATGCCCTTGATTTGCTTATTTGATACTTCAACTTGCCCACTTGTTTGAGGGTGATAAGCTGTTGAAACCTTGTGTTTAACCCCATATTTCCTTAACATttcttcaaagattttgttgatgAAGTGTGTCCCTCCATCACTAATCACAACTCTTGGAATTCTATATTTTGGGAAGATTATGGTCTTGAAGAGCTTTAGAACCACCTTGTGATCATTAGTAGGGCTGGCAATAACTTCTAACCACTTGGAAACATAGTCCAGTGCTACTAATATGTAGACATTCCCATTTGAAGGAGGAttaaaaggtcccatgaaatcaattccccaCACATCATATATCTCAACCTCAAGAATTAGATTTTggggcatctcattccttcttgtgatattccccattctttggcaagcatcacactttgtGATAAACTTGTGAGTGTCCTTGAATAATGTAGGCCACCATAAACCAGCTTGTAAGACTTTCTGGGCTGtcttgaaagttgcaaaatggCCTCCATAAGCAGAACCATGAAAATGTCCTAAcactccttcaacttcattcTCTGCTATGCACCTTCTAAACAAACCATCTAATCCCTTTTTgtataagtaaggttcatcccaatagtatccattgatgtccttgaggagcttcttcttcttataagggTTCATGTCTGCTGGAATTTCTTCACACACCTTGTAATTGACTATGTCAGCATACCAAGGTAGATCTTCACTTTCAAGTGCCATCCACTCCTCCATCTTATCCTGCTCGACCGCGTGGCCAAACACACTCGATAGAGTGTCTACTCGAGTGGTAGGTCGAGTGACTTCAAGTTGCATCAAtttctcctcaggcattgaatcgTCGATTGGAATTTCATCCTCTATCCTCATCCTAGAAAAATGATCAGCCACTCAATTCTTTATACCCTTCTTATCCTctatttccatgtcaaactcttggagaagtAGAATCCATCTTAACAACCTTGGTTTGATGtccttctttgagtagatgtCCCTCAAAGAAGCATGATCAGTATACACAATTACATTGGATCCTACCAAGTAGCTCCTAAATTTTTCAAAGGCGAACACCACTGCAAGAagctccttctctgttgttgaatatcttccttgagtttcatccaacgttctacttgcatagtgaataacatgcagcttcttatctttttttctggCCTagaactgctcctactgcaaagtctgatgcatcacacataatctcaaatgaAAGATCCCAGTTTGGGGCCTGGACTATTGGAGCTGAAATCAAGGCAGAtttgatctccttgaaagccttcaagcaatcttcatcaaagttgaattCAGTCTCCTTGCAAAGCAACCTTGTTAATGGCCTAACTATCTTTGAAAAATCCTTGATGAACCTTCTATAGAACCCAACatgaccaagaaagcttcttataTCCTTAACTGTCtttggtggttgaagttgaaccatgacTTCAATCTTTGCTTTATCAACCTCAATACCGTTCTCTGAAATTTTGTGaccaagaactatcccttcttcaaccatgaagggacatttctcccaattcaagactagatttgtctcctcacatTTCTTTAAAACCCTGCATAAATTAGCaagacaagaagagaaagagtctccatagacagagaagtcatccataaaNNNNNNNNNNNNNNNNNNNNNNNNNNNNNNNNNNNNNNNNNNNNNNNNNNNNNNNNNNNNNNNNNNNNNNNNNNNNNNNNNNNNNNNNNNNNNNNNNNNNNNNNNNNNNNNNNNNNNNNNNNNNNNNNNNNNNNNNNNNNNNNNNNNNNNNNNNNNNNNNNNNNNNNNNNNNNNNNNNNNNNNNNNNNNNNNNNNNNNNNNNNNNNNNNNNNNNNNNNNNNNNNNNNNNNNNNNNNNNNNNNNNNNNNNNNNNNNNNNNNNNNNNNNNNNNNNNNNNNNNNNNNNNNNNNNNNNNNNNNNNNNNNNNNNNNNNNNNNNNNNNNNNNNNNNNNNNNNNNNNNNNNNNNNNNNNNNNNNNNNNNNNNNNNNNNNNNNNNNNNNNNNNNNNNNNNNNNNNNNNNNNNNNNNNNNNNNNNNNNNNNNNNNNNNNNNNNNNNNNNNNNNNNNNNNNNNNNNNNNNNNNNNNNNNNNNNNNNNNNNNNNNNNNNNNNNNNNNNNNNNNNNNNNNNNNNNNNNNNNNNNNNNNNNNNNNNNNNNNNNNNNNNNNNNNNNNNNNNNNNNNNNNNNNNNNNNNNNNNNNNNNNNNNNNNNNNNNNNNNNNNNNNNNNNNNNNNNNNNNNNNNNNNNNNNNNNNNNNNNNNNNNNNNNNNNNNNNNNNNNNNNNNNNNNNNNNNNNNNNNNNNNNNNNNNNNNNNNNNNNNNNNNNNNNNNNNNNNNNNNNNNNNNNNNNNNNNNNNNNNNNNNNNNNNNNNNNNNNNNNNNNNNNNNNNNNNNNNNNNNNNNNNNNNNNNNNNNNNNNNNNNNNNNNNNNNNNNNNNNNNNNNNNNNNNNNNNNNNNNNNNNNNNNNNNNNNNNNNNNNNNNNNNNNNNNNNNNNNNNNNNNNNNNNNNNNNNNNNNNNNNNNNNNNNNNNNNNNNNNNNNNNNNNNNNNNNNNNNNNNNNNNNNNNNNNNNNNNNNNNNNNNNNNNNNNNNNNNNNNNNNNNNNNNNNNNNNNNNNNNNNNNNNNNNNNNNNNNNNNNNNNNNNNNNNNNNNNNNNNNNNNNNNNNNNNNNNNNNNNNNNNNNNNNNNNNNNNNNNNNNNNNNNNNNNNNNNNNNNNNNNNNNNNNNNNNNNNNNNNNNNNNNNNNNNNNNNNNNNNNNNNNNNNNNNNNNNNNNNNNNNNNNNNNNNNNNNNNNNNNNNNNNNNNNNNNNNNNNNNNNN
The Camelina sativa cultivar DH55 chromosome 15, Cs, whole genome shotgun sequence DNA segment above includes these coding regions:
- the LOC109129136 gene encoding uncharacterized protein LOC109129136, which translates into the protein MVEEGIVLGHKISENGIEVDKAKIEVMVQLQPPKTVKDIRSFLGHVGFYRRFIKDFSKIVRPLTRLLCKETEFNFDEDCLKAFKEIKSALISAPIVQAPNWDLSFEIMCDASDFAVGAVLGQKKR